In a genomic window of Chroicocephalus ridibundus chromosome 14, bChrRid1.1, whole genome shotgun sequence:
- the BAHCC1 gene encoding BAH and coiled-coil domain-containing protein 1, with product MEGRDFAPPPPRLLPERGGPGQRHGAGRGAVQPPGHFQPTKYFPAPITMATHTAGSGLMGNAPASSFMGGFLSSSLGSGAPSHPAGPTASPPEPAFRGPHSGTSQIWFSHSHEAPGYPRFSGSLASTFLPMSHLDHHGNSNVLYGQHRFYESQKDNFYLRNLPAQPALLPTGHGFPGIARAAPGPPASSCSREREAGPLPKTPKDYDRFLAGKEKVGKGDPKERPPEEDPKERHKAVLPVPPEGHCKEGLPPRGAGDGRPKHLASCLLGAKGLEGDGGRAVLPSCAGSALPRAGRCSAKEPCRGEREPVAPEVPPQPYGECVERRQMLHHAVSYAVPAAPAPLGPAAGSFPCLQLHAGPEVLCPLPEPAGRELKLSGATLVPSVGHLTDKSRSFQVTAEAGGLERADSKERHAEVGAEPPAAYGGPFHHPLKAEGPAERRLEWGGPGARLKGLEYLGGGTAEGPPFAGRGPAPKGALEKGYFEVPPAPDCSRAARPDPLGVRVGPSCCTLEKGPPKENPPGPAPQKVARIRHQQHPEAEAAGAEGKRKPLELSALGYGGPPLPPWGVQGQAPPLAVAEERKGPYLDPFGTSLQQAALMTQGSVLGQEVPAAPDEVSAMKNLLKYSNQALLGGQKGPPFVGLGGVKGSCAHQDAKFPPAKGQPELERPDCARGREHDAMATGEGEVRQPPVGIAVAVARQKDTLGRPEPSYGGGGSGRQGRVAAGIKAGTARPMHLIDLEAEEERGRLCEERLGLPGRELLLQDNKDLVEFARMHPSGGCPGELTPHLMIAGGSSLPAGQLGGDPAGHAHPAHTHWLPRTRSPSIWMGGHSYGIGHPALHQNLPPAFPASMPSTMQPVFPLSQDPPAQLVILPTEPPAHGTPHTLADVMDQASLWPPMYPGRGPSAHLQHTGQLPVYSRSQFLRQQELYALQQQQRAAQALEIQRQAHVQRKPEEQPLELEDGGPEKPLKPSHKAVALNPPAKSLSSAAPGPPKLSPCCHSPALRHPAKCPVALPAAPCTLPVCPTASSAVAPRSPADSPLPVQSKGSEGEDKRGEGQPPRDYPKSLEPDLPPGYSYPAAGMGFSEAHSAEPADPDTMHASSPPAEPEQSRTFSPAAEVLREPGPPREPPAGGTMTEGPGVLLHRHHLLLAPGPLCGERGPAPVSGTSEERVPVPFGVCREVAQGAPEQSPPEQQHPVPAVGASPLPPATEEEEEEEEEEEEEEEGDSEGSEPEGSCDEEDGDGPGGQQGCPGGLEVLIAAGIDLGELPALGSPGEPPPAPPSPAPHASGIPGIALLSELAELELRQRRCDLALEGEDEDLLAFNLQNLATVAAAWSLVEAASREGSPPALSPLPTSPPPRARVPRRKYTWTPKTKAVCPLKAAIEQLNTQEVEVRMRLAELQRRYKEKQRELVKLQRRHDHERDESSRSPARRGPGRPRKRKHSSTLGRAESRKVKAVKTSLSLLCAELRGDPEPKKKRSKLAEAAFSSLKGSPEKVRCKKSGSQGKLACKVAHKVSQLKQKVKSKGLPAGISPFRRKDPNPGGRIQKKLSRPKSSKATKYQPQDPDPRQPAGFKDEHDEDTDSEDGDDEPGLSLLPSVPVSVLGPSPSSVVKMEANEKAKKKKERQGLLGPCRLGSPEGEVKIKRRPVKPGTGKLEKVPARRKAGSCEEGGKKKLKAKPKESLRSPAPSGSSASAPASSLFTGTDPRHFGPRDEGARLASERLKKATRKSKVLQSALRRKNGALSLALSPRSAKTILSKGKKLAKVKSKVAAKQCKGRAVSKLLESFTVEDDFDFDDNSSFSEEEEEGGCLAGGTRGGRRSPLPHACAIQKEDLRDGLHILIPKEDSLLYAGSVRTIQPPDIYSIIIEGERGNRQRIYSQEQLLQEAVLDVRPQSRRSLPPGTRVCAYWSQKSRCLYPGNVVRGSSSDEEEDDPEAVMVEFDDGDTGHIAVSNIRLLPPDFKIQCTEPSPALLVSTSCRRTKRSCSDVPPPSELPPSLCPDRHDGPEPPKNSGKKAAGKEKSGKAAEVLSGGKAPVLGDPFLGRRGGPLLSWSAVAQTKRKAAGKGTAVLQNLFQVNGSAKKLRAKEAIFPVHHHHHHLAAPVFGNGFGADSFSRIASSYASFGAGAGLVLPAAQKLLRSKKAERLEAEMGKSSRRKAGSEYLVKLDHEGVTSPKNKNCKALLLAEKDFGAKLERPLASHGYAHAALAGKDRKGRAPVHQLPVGLALRKYSGQAEFTLNCDSDCHSSYSDMDEDEEAGELGADVPSRFMTRLSVSSSSSGSSTSSSSGSISTSSLCSSDNEDSSYSSEDEDSALLLQTCLSHPVPALLAQPEALRSKGGAPQRCFLTKAAAAGPKAKLKRKEALSFSKAKEFSRRQRLPSVENRPKISAFLPARQLWRWSGNPTQRRGMKGKARKLFYKAIVRGKETLRIGDCAVFLSAGRPNLPYIGRIESMWESWGSNMVVKVKWFYHPEETKLGKRQSDGKNALYQSCHEDENDVQTISHKCQVVGREHYEQMTRSKKYQDRQDLYYLAGTYDPTTGRLVTADGVPILC from the exons ATGGAGGGCCGTGACTtcgcccccccgccaccgcggctgctgccggagcggggcggcccggggcagCGGCAcggcgcggggcgcggggccgtgCAGCCCCCCGGACACTTCCAGCCCACCAAGTACTTCCCCGCGCCCATCACCATGGCCACGCACACAG CCGGCAGCGGCCTGATGGGGAACGCGCCCGCCTCTTCCTTCATGGGGGGCTtcctgagcagcagcctgggctcggGGGCACCCAGCCACCCCGCCggccccaccgcctcccccccggAGCCGGCTTTCCGCGGGCCCCACTCCGGCACCTCCCAGATCTGGTTCTCGCACTCCCACGAAG CCCCGGGGTATCCCCGCTTCTCTGGGAGTCTGGCCTCCACCTTCCTGCCCATGAGCCACCTGGACCACCACGGCAACAGCAACGTCCTCTATGGCCAGCATCGCTTCTACGAGAGCCAGAAAG ATAACTTCTACCTGCGCAACCTGCCTGCCCAGCCCGCCCTGCTCCCCACCGGCCACGGCTTCCCTGGCAtcgcccgcgccgcccccgggccCCCCGCCAGCTCCTGCAGCCGGGAGCGGGAGGCCGGACCCCTGCCCAAGACCCCCAAGGACTACGACCGCTTCCTGGCGGGCAAGGAGAAGGTGGGCAAGGGGGACCCCAAGGAGCGGCCACCTGAAGAGGACCCCAAGGAGCGGCACAAGGCGGTGCTGccggtgccgccggaggggcacTGCAAAGAGGGGCTGCCCCCCCGGGGGGCCGGCGACGGCCGCCCCAAGCACCTCGCCTCCTGCCTGCTGGGTGCCAAGGGGCTGGAGGGCGATGGCGGCCGCGCCGTGCTGCCCAGCTGCGCCGGCAGCGCCCTGCCCCGCGCTGGCCGCTGCAGCGCCAAGGAGCCGTGCCGGGGCGAGCGGGAGCCAGTGGCCCCCGAGGTGCCCCCCCAGCCTTACGGCGAGTGCGTGGAGCGGCGGCAGATGCTGCACCACGCCGTTTCCTACGCCGTGCCCGCCGCAccggccccgctcggccccgccgccggctccttcccctgcctgcagctgcacgcCGGCCCGGAGGTGCTGTGCCCGCTGCCGGAGCCGGCCGGCCGGGAGCTGAAGCTGAGCGGGGCCACGCTGGTGCCCTCGGTGGGACACCTGACGGACAAGAGCCGCTCCTTCCAGGTGACGGCGGAGGCTGGCGGGCTGGAGCGTGCCGACAGCAAGGAGCGGCACGCCGAGGTGGGGGCCGAGCCCCCGGCCGCGTACGGCGGCCCCTTCCACCACCCGCTGAAGGCGGAGGGCCCGGCAGAGCGGCGGCTGGAGTGGGGGGGTCCCGGCGCCCGGCTGAAGGGGCTGGAGTACCTGGGTGGGGGGACGGCTGAGGGTCCCCCCTTTGCCGGACGGGGCCCGGCACCCAAGGGTGCTCTGGAGAAGGGCTACTTCGAGGTGCCGCCGGCGCCCGACTGctcccgcgccgcccgccccgacCCGCTGGGCGTCCGGGTCGGCCCCTCCTGCTGCACTTTAGAGAAGGGACCCCCCAAGGAAAACCCCCCCGGGCCGGCTCCCCAGAAGGTGGCGCGGATCCGGCACCAGCAGCACCCCGAGGCGGAGGCGGCCGGCGCCGAGGGCAAGcgcaagcccctggagctgagcgcCCTGGGCTACGGcggaccccccctgcccccctggGGCGTGCAGGGCCAGGCCCCCCCCCTGGCCGTGGCGGAGGAGCGGAAGGGGCCCTACCTGGACCCCTTCGGCACGAGTCTGCAGCAGGCTGCGTTGATGActcagggctcagtgctgggccAGGAGGTGCCGGCCGCCCCGGACGAGGTCTCGGCCATGAAGAACCTGCTGAAATACAGCAACCAGGCACTgctgggggggcagaagggcccCCCTttcgtggggctggggggcgtcAAGGGCAGCTGCGCCCACCAGGATGCCAAGTTCCCCCCGGCAAAGGGGCAGCCGGAGCTGGAGCGGCCGGACTGCGCCCGCGGCCGGGAACACGACGCGATGGCCACCGGCGAGGGCGAGGTGCGGCAGCCGCCCGTCGGGATCGCCGTGGCCGTGGCGCGACAGAAGGACACGCTGGGGCGCCCCGAGCCCTCCTACGGCGGCGGTGGCTCCGGGCGGCAGGGTCGGGTGGCCGCCGGCATCAAAG CGGGCACCGCGCGGCCCATGCACCTCATCGacctggaggcagaggaggagcggggccggctcTGCGAGGAGCgcctggggctgccggggcgaGAGCTCCTTCTCCA GGACAACAAGGATCTGGTGGAGTTCGCCCGGATGCACCCCtcgggggggtgtcctggggagcTGACCCCCCACCTGATGATCGCCGGGGGCTCCTCGCTGCCAGCGGGGCAGCTCGGGGGGGACCCCGCCGGCCATGCCCACCCTGCGCACACGCACTGGCTGCCCCGCACCCGCAGCCCCTCCATCTGGATGGGGGGACACTCCTACG gcATCGGCCACCCCGCGCTGCACCAGAACCTGCCGCCCGCCTTCCCCGCCTCCATGCCCAGCACCATGCAGCCCgtcttccccctctcccaggacccccccgccCAGCTCGTCATCCTGCCCACCGAGCCCCCCGCCCATGGCACCCCCCACACGCTGG CCGACGTGATGGACCAGGCATCACTGTGGCCCCCGATGTACCCGGGCCGGGGTCCCAGCGCCCACCTGCAGCACACGGGGCAGCTGCCCGTCTACTCGCGCTCCCAGTTCCTGCGGCAGCAGGAGCTCTacgccctgcagcagcagcagcgggcgGCCCAGGCCCTCGAGATCCAGCGCCAGGCGCATGTCCAg CGGAAGCCGGAGGAGCAGCCCCTGGAGCTGGAGGATGGGGGTCCCGAGAAGCCCCTCAAACCCTCCCACAAAGCAGTTGCCTTAAATCCCCCCGCCAAGAGCCTGTCCTCGGCGGCCCCTGGACCCCCCAAGCTGTCCCCTTGCTGCCACTCTCCGGCCCTGCGGCACCCGGCCAAGTGCCCCGTGGCCCTCCCTGCGGCCCCCTGCACTTTACCCGTCTGCCCCACCGCCAGCTCCGCCGTGGCCCCTCGctctccagctgacagcccccTGCCCGTCCAGAGCAAGGGCAGCGAGGGCGAGGACAAGCGTGGAGAGGGACAGCCGCCCCGCGACTACCCCAAGTCCCTGGAGCCAG ACCTGCCCCCCGGGTACAGCTACCCCGCTGCTGGCATGGGCTTCTCCGAGGCGCACTCCGCCGAGCCAGCCGACCCCGACACTATGCACGCCAGCTCGCCGCCGGCCGAGCCCGAGCAGTCACGGACCTTCAGCCCCGCTGCAGAGGTGCTGCGGGAGCCAGGCCCCCCGCGGGAGCCGCCGGCAGGGGGGACGATGACCGAGGGTCCCGGGGTGCTGCTGCACCGTCATCACCTCCTCCTTGCCCCGGGACCCctctgcggggagcgggggccaGCCCCGGTTTCGGGGACCAGCGAGGAGCGGGTGCCGGTGCCCTTCGGGGTGTGCCGGGAGGTGGCTCAGGGAGCGCCGGAGCAGAGCCCGCCGGAGCAGCAGCACCCGGTGCCCGCGGTGGgggcctccccgctgccccctgccaccgaggaggaggaggaggaggaggaggaggaggaggaggaggaggaaggcgacAGCGAAGGCTCAGAGCCAGAGGGCAGCTGTGACGAGGAGGATGGTGATGGCCCcggtgggcagcagggctgcccaGGCGGGCTGGAGGTGCTGATCGCCGCCGGCATCGACCTGGGGGAGCTGCCAGCACTGGGgtcccccggggagccccccccggcccccccctcaCCCGCCCCCCACGCCTCAGGGATCCCCGGCATCGCGCTGCTCAGTGAGCTCGCCGAACTGGAGCTGCGCCAGCGCCGCTGCGACCTGGCTCTGGAAG GGGAGGACGAGGACCTGCTGGCCTTCAACCTGCAGAACCTGGCCACGGTGGCGGCCGCCTGGTCACTGGTAGAGGCAGCCAGCCGGGAGGGCAGCCCCCCTGCGCTCAGCCCTCTGCccacctccccgccgccccgcgcccgtgTCCCCCGCCGCAAGTACACCTGGACGCCCAAAACCAAGGCC GTTTGCCCCTTGAAGGCGGCCATCGAGCAGCTCAACACGCAGGAGGTGGAGGTGCGGATGCGGCTGGCCGAGCTCCAGCGCCGCTACAAGGAGAAGCAGCGGGAGCTGGTGAAGCTGCAGAGGCGGCATGACCACGA GCGTGACGAGAGCTCCCGGAGCCCGGCGCGGCGTGGCCCGGGGCGGCCGAGGAAGCGCAAGCACTCCAGCACGCTGGGCAGGGCCGAGAGCCGCAAGGTCAA GGCAGTGAAGACCAGCCTGTCCCTGCTGTGCGCCGAGCTGCGGGGGGACCCCGAGCCCAAGAAGAAGAGGAGCAAACTGGCCGAGGCAGCGTTCAGCAGCCTCAAGGGCTCCCCG gagAAGGTGCGGTGCAAGAAGAGCGGCTCGCAAGGCAAGCTGGCCTGCAAGGTGGCTCACAAGGTTTCGCAGCTGAAGCAGAAGGTGAAGAGCAAAGGGCTGCCCGCCGGCATCAGCCCCTTCCGCCGGAAAGACCCCAACCCCGGCGGCCGCATCCAGAAAAAGCTGTCCCGGCCCAAGAGCTCCAAGGCCACCAAGTACCAACCGCAAGACCCCGACCCCCGCCAGCCGGCGGGCTTCAAAG ACGAGCACGACGAGGACACGGACAGCGAGGATGGTGACGACGAGCCGGGCTTGTCCCTGCTGCCCTCGGTGCCCGTGTCCGTGCTCGGACCCTCCCCGTCCTCCGTGGTGAAAATGGAGGCCAACGAAAAGgcgaagaagaagaaggaaaggcagggaCTGCTAG GGCCGTGCCGCCTTGGCAGCCCCGAGGGCGAGGTGAAGATCAAGCGGCGGCCGGTGAAGCCGGGGACTGGCAAACTGGAGAAGGTGCCGGCGCGGCGGAAGGCAGGCAGCTGCGAGGAGGGCGGCAAGAAGAAGCTGAAGGCCAAGCCTAAGGAGAGCCTCCGGTCACCCGCCCCCAGCGGCTCCAGCGCCTCGGCCCCCGCCAGCAGCCTCTTCACCGGCACCGACCCCCGGCACTTTGGGCCGAGGGACGAGGGGGCTCGGCTGGCCAGCGAGAGGCTGAAGAAGGCCACGCGCAAGAGCAAGGTGCTGCAGTCGGCCCTGAGG CGGAAGAATGGGGCGCTCTCGCTGGCCCTCTCCCCCCGGAGCGCCAAGACCATCCTGAGCAAGGGCAAGAAGCTGGCCAAGGTGAAGAGCAAAGTGGCCGCCAAGCAG TGCAAGGGCCGGGCGGTCAGCAAGCTGCTGGAGAGCTTCACCGTGGAGGACGACTTCGACTTCGACGACAACAGCAGCttctcggaggaggaggaggaggggggctgcctggcggggggcacacgggggggacgccgctcccccctgccccacgcctgCGCCATCCAGAAGGAGGATCTGCGGGACGGGCTGCACATCCTCATCCCCAAGGAGGACAGCCTGCTCTACGCCGGCAGCGTCCGCACCATCCAGCCCCCTGACAT ATACAGCATCATCATCGAGGGCGAGCGGGGGAACCGGCAGCGCATCTACTcgcaggagcagctgctgcaggaggcg GTCCTCGACGTCCGGCCCCAGTCGCGACGCAGCCTCCCGCCGGGCACCCGCGTCTGCGCCTACTGGAGCCAGAAATCCCGCTGCCTCTACCCGGGGAACGTGGTGCGAG GCTCCTCCAGCGACGAGGAGGAGGATGACCCCGAGGCGGTGATGGTGGAGTTCGATGACGGGGACACAGGGCACATCGCCGTCTCCAACATCCGCCTGCTGCCCCCCGACTTCAAGATCCAGT GCACCGAGCCGTCCCCGGCGCTGCTGGTCTCCACCTCCTGCCGGCGAACAAAGCGGTCCTGCAGTGACGTGCCCCCCCCCAGCgagctgccccccagcctctgccccgaTCGCCACGATGGCCCTGAGCCCCCCAAGAACTCGGGCAAGAAGGCGGCCGGCAAGGAGAAAAGcg GCAAGGCTGCGGAGGTGCTGTCGGGCGGCAAAGCGCCGGTTCTGGGCGACCCCTTCctgggccggcgcggcgggccGCTGCTGAGCTGGTCGGCGGTGGCGCAGACGAAGCGGAAGGCGGCCGGCAAGGGCACGGCCGTGCTGCAGAACCTCTTCCAGGTCAACGGCAGCGCCAAGAAGCTGCGGGCCAAAGAGGCCATCTTCCCcgtccaccaccaccaccaccacctcgcCGCCCCCGTCTTCGGCAACGGCTTCGGGGCCGACTCCTTCAGCCGCATCGCCAGCTCCTACGCCTCCttcggggccggggctgggctggtgctgCCGGCTGCCCAGAAACTCCTGCGCTCCAAGAAGGCCGAGCGGCTGGAGGCAGAAATGGGCAAAAGCAGCCGGCGAAAGGCAGGCAGTGAGTACCTGGTCAAGCTGGACCACGAAGGGGTGACGTCCCCCAAGAACAAGAACTGCAaggccctgctgctggctgagaaggactttggggCCAAGCTGGAGCGGCCGCTGGCCAGCCACGGCTATGCCCACGCGGCGCTGGCTGGCAAGGATAGGAAGGGGCGGGCGCCCGTGCACCAGCTGCCCGTGGGGCTGGCGCTGCGGAAATACTCGGGCCAAGCCGAGTTCACCCTGAACTGCGACAGCGACTGCCACAGCTCCTACTCGGACATGGACGAGGACGAGGAGGCGGGCGAGCTGGGCGCCGACGTGCCCTCGCGCTTTATGACCCGCCTCTcggtttcctcctcttcctcgggcTCTTCCACCTCCTCGAGCTCcggctccatctccacctccagcCTCTGCTCCTCCGACAACGAGGATTCCTCCTACAGCTCCGAGGATGAGGACTCCGCGCTGCTGCTCCAGACCTGCCTCTCCCACCCGGTGCCGGCGTTGCTGGCGCAGCCGGAGGCCCTGCGTTCCAAGGGCGGCGCGCCCCAGCGCTGCTTCCTCACcaaggccgccgccgccggccccaaGGCCAAGCTCAAGCGCAAGGAGGCCCTCAGCTTCTCCAAAGCCAAAGAGTTCTCCCGGAGGCAACGCCTGCCCTCGGTGGAAAACCGGCCAAAGATCTCCGCCTTCCTGCCCGCGCGCCAGCTCTGGAGGTGGTCGGGGAACCCCACGCAG CGGCGGGGCATGAAGGGCAAGGCGCGGAAGCTGTTCTACAAGGCCATCGTGCGGGGCAAGGAGACGCTGCGCATCGGGGACTGCGCCGTCTTCCTCTCGGCCGGGCGGCCCAACCTGCCCTACATCGGCCGCATCGAGAGCATGTGGGAGTCCTGGGGCAGCAACATGGTGGTCAAGGTCAAGTGGTTCTACCACCCCGAGGAGACCAAGCTGGGCAAGCGGCAGAGCGACGGCAAG AACGCCCTGTACCAGTCGTGCCACGAGGACGAGAACGACGTGCAGACCATCTCCCACAAGTGCCAGGTGGTGGGACGGGAACACTACGAGCAGATG